One Zymoseptoria tritici IPO323 chromosome 5, whole genome shotgun sequence genomic window, CGCATTCTTGTTCTCGGATGGCATTCGTGATGTTGACACAAAGCTGCTGAAGTGTATCGTCGCATTTGTGCACGCTGAGGATCTGTACAGTATCAGCTCCCTCTCAAACCGGGTGTATATCGTTAAACGCCATCGACAATGCAAGAACGCTCCAAATGTATCCCCAAGAACCGCTGTCGTCTTTCTTCccgccctcttcctcacTTCGCCATATCCTCAGCCTTCATTCGATTCTTATACTCCCTCGGActctccctcacctcccccTTTTCCCCCAAAATCCTCCCCACCAACCCAGGAGCCTTCCACATCCCCTTCCCACccgccctcgccctctcctcctccttccgatacacctcctccaaccccgCAAACTCACTCCCAAATTTCGCCTCGTAAACCGTCGCACAACCAGTCTTGATCATCGCCGTGCCCAAATCCTTCCTCACCCACCTCGACACGACTTTGCCCACTACCCGTTCATACTGATCTTTCCGCAACGGGTAGACGCGCACATACCGACCCTCCACCGTACCTTTCAACCACTCCAACGCCTCAGCACTATACGGCTGCGCGGGCCGTCCGAAATGCGCACACTCCGGCGCGTCTACTCCCGCGATGCGAACGTGGAGTGTTTGATCTTGCAGCTCTTTCTTGCCGAGGTCCTGGACGCGTCGGGAGGGCAGCCATCCCCAGCCTGCGAAGATACCGAGCGGGGTGTGGAAGAAGCGGAAATTGTCGCCGTCTCCTACTCGTGTGACGTAGCCGTAGAGGGATCGTGTGCGGAGAGCGTCTGGGTGGAGGTGCGAGATGTTGgggatgcggcggaggaagcgttTGTAGAATCGGAGGGCGGCCCAGGAGGCGGTGACGGAGACGACGACTGTGAGGGCGACTGAGGTGTTTGTCCAAGGTTGTTTGCCGGGTCgagaaggtggtggaggagacgtGGAGGCATTGTTCGGCTTGGAGGCTTCCTCGGAGGATTGTTTCTTCCATAGCATGGCGAATGGCCTGCCCGCTTCGGCGAGGGCTAccgagggtggtgaggaggtggcggagaagacgatgcaCCGCTTTTCTTCATGCTGTCCGCGAGAGGTGAGGTCGCGGTGGGAGTGAGGTGGATCTCATGTTGCCTGCTAGCTTCAGAGGACTCTTTGGGAGATCGATCTTCCCGGCGGGCAATAGATTTATACGTGCTTAGTAATCGACATCTGCTCGCTGCGCCAGCGTCCACCTCGTCGACCACGCGGTCCTACTGTTGAAGATGAGGGCATGAAGTTTGACTGTTTCGCAGAAGGGCAGTACAGTACTGTCTGTCCGCTACCTCCGGAATGAGGCTACTATCTACACGCCCTCCTCAACCCCCATACCTGGTACAGCCTCATACCCCCTCCATCCCCTCGCCCCTCCTCCAGGAACATCATACAATCCGCCATAGTCCACCCTCTCCCCACCCACCAATCCCTCGTTCCCAACCTTCCTCCCAAACACCGGCCCATCACACCAGAAATCCTGACAGTTCCTCACCACGCCTCGACTGAATGGattctgcttcctcctcggcgtccgCGATGATGACCTCGAGTCCTTCGCGCCATTGTATCCCTGAAACGCAATTGTGAGGAATGTGTCGATGCCCAGCAATTTCGACCATCGCGCAAAACAGCCTTCTTTCTTGCGATGAGCGTGCTTGTGGGATGAGCCCGCTGCTGGACCAGTGACTTGTGCGTCGTCCATTGACATTGTGCCGGtggtgatggcggagagTATGGGACCGACTTGATCCGTGTTCCGCATGCTTTCGAAGGTGGTGAGATTGCGCGCGACTTGGAAGAATTGCACAAAGACGAGCATGACGGTCCAGGTGAGTTGGACGGAGGCCCAAGCGGTGGTGACGAGGGTGAGAGGGTCTTTCTCAAATTCGGCGCAGAGTTCGGGGTTGAGGAATGTGCAGATGGGCTTTGTTGGAGCCGGGAGGATCGTGAGGTAGGCGAAGAACAGTCGGATGAGGAGCGCGATGCCGGCGACCATGGAGAGGATATACAGGATGAAATGCTTGTGGTTGTTGACTGCGATGCAATTGTCGACCCAAGGGCAGTGGCTGTGAAGTTTGAATTAGCGTTTGGTCTGGATACTGTCGAGCATGCTTCACTAACTGGTCTTCTCTGGCCACACACCGGCCACACCTCCGGCAATGTTTACTTCGTAAGGGCTTCCGTATCATACAAGTGGTGCAAAACTGCGCTTCATTGAAAGCGTTGTGCTCGACGAGCTCGtcaatcgtcttcttcgtctggCCTCGACTCGCTCCTTTGGGTATGAATCCCGGGTCTgccgtcatcgtcatcgtgtAGAAATATGTAGTAAGGCACATGCAAGTCGTAAATGCTACAGTCAAAAAGAAGTTGCTGAAAAGGGCTAGCAGAAAGTCAGTAGAGCAGCGAGGAGAGACGCGGTCGATGACTTACTATTGGGAAAAATCTTGAAAATAAAACGCACAGCGACCCAGAATAGTGTCGCAGCAAACACGCCTGCGAGGAATGGAGTTTTGTGCATCGAGTTCATGTCGCTCGGTGCCCATCGGAGTAATTTCTGCACCGCGAACTGCAGCCCATACCCGACGATCAACACGCCTGGTACTGACACCCAGACATTCAAGTACGCCAGCATATGAAGCTGCAGTCCGCCCAATGCAAATGGCCAGAGGAAAAAGAATCGTTGAAAGAACAGCCTTCTGTCGTGGACCATCGGGATGGGGAATTTCTGAGGACATCCGTGTTCATCGTAGCCGGATTCAAGCAGCGCTTTCCGCCATTGTCGAtcgctcttcatcttcgaagCCGTCATACTCGGCGTGTCACCTTCTGTCTCACCTTCGGTAGGTTTACTTTTCGCGAATCGATCGCTGCCAGCTTCGATGAGCTTCTGAATGCAGAGATAGTTGCCCTTGACCAGTGCCCAGTGGAGGGAAGTGAAGCCCATGTCATCCGTGGCATGCACGTCCGCGCCGAACCGAAGGAGAACATCAATACAAGCCGGAAATCCTTTGTATGCTGCCCACATGAGGGACGTATGTCCTTGAGCATCTTGGACATCGACGGGAATGTCGGATTGGTAGAGTAGGAGGATGAGCTGGTAGACATTCCCGTCGAGAGTCGCGGAATGCAAGAGATTGTAGCCTTGATCGTCTCGTATCAGAGGATCCGCACCGTTGGTCAGAAGTAATGATATGACCTGAAGGTTGAACTTCTTGCTCGCCCATAGCACTGGTGTTGCCTGAGCGTCTCCGCCTTTCGCGTTGACATCCGCACCGGATTGCACGAGGAAGTGACATAGCGCATGGTGTCCGTTGATCGCTGCCCACTGCTTTCAAGTCAGCCTTCTGGTCTAGAAAGCCTCATATCCTGACCACCTCATCATTCGCATACATGTAGTGCTGTGATGCCCTGCTCGTCTGTTGACCTGGCCGTATATCTCCCACTGTCGAATAGCTTTTGAATTGCCCGTAGTTCTCCCAATCTTGCCAATTGCATCAAGTCCGACTCGATCGGCAGTTGTGGCGGACTCGCGTCCAGGTCGCTGAGCTCGACCTTATCGAGGCCATCCTTGGTTGGTGACGAGGGTGCGCTTCCAGAGTCTCGGCGGCCTGGAGACGAAGGGCGGGAGGCTTCGCGCGATGCCATGTCGTGGAGGGGATGATCGAGGAGGATTCAGTCGTGTCACGGCATCATGAACATGAAAGTTGAGGGAGAAGTGTCGAATGCGACTGAAGGTCGaagggcgaggacgaggctgTGGCTGACTGTGTGGCTGTGTTTTCTCCACCACGCCTTCTTCTTTCAACAACCACGCGTCCCATGTCGACAACTCATCGACATCAGCATTCTCCAGCCATGCTTGCTTGCAGTCATGTACGACTATTGGCAAACGACTACCTCATTCGCGGCTTGGGACGGACTACGATATCTCAGAGCGAGTTGACAGCACGTCAGATCTGAACGGCATGAGGCACATCGGGAGTTCACAGTGCGTGCTCTGTGTACGACAGCGTCTGTGACGGTAAGCTATGGTCTTGGTCGCAGGAGCTGCTGAAGCACTTCCCCTCGACTGCGGTGCATGCTGCATATCGAAAGCACACTGCATGACCACTTCCCCGCACCGCAATATCCAGAGGACGGCCACTTCTGACGAGCAGGAGCCGCTCATCTCGTGTGGACTGTGGAACGCGCTGCTCTTCGATGGGTAGAAGGCGACTGTTCTTCCCCACGGCGTGGACGTTGGCTGCCCAAAGAGGTAGAGGACGACACCGATAATGCCCATTCCTCGAACCATATCAAAGGACAGCAGAGGTCTGTCCGACATGCACGTCGGTGGCATCTGACGTGAGGTTGGCGACGTGCTCCGCAAGAGCTTTGGCTTCATCGAATGAAACCTCATGACCATAGATCCCGCCTTGCAGCTCGCTTGGATGCCCCTCTGTGGCCGCCAGACATGAGGTGGCCCGTTCTTGTCCAGCATTCACCTAAGGTGACCTCTGTTCACGAGCGTCCTGTCGAGAGTGGTCATCAACTGCTTTGACATTGTACAGAATGAAGACttccctcctcgtcgagtTTTTCTACAGCGCACTGGTGGTGTCAGCCTGGCCCTCGCTGGCCCTTCCCAAAGCAGCACCAGCAACTATAGGAGAAGGCTTCGCTTTTGCCAATCCCGTCGGGCCTACAACTGGTGGTGGAGGGCGAGCGATAGTCGTGACCACCAACAAAGAACTTCTCGAAGCAGTCCGTGGCAGCAGCCCCAAGATCATTCACCTCAAAGGCGATTTCACGCCTGCCGCACGCCTCAAAGTCGGTTCGAACACATCTCTTTTGGGCATTGGAAAGGGCGCCAATCTTGTCGGGAAGGGCATCGACATCACGAACTCGACCAATGTCATTGTCCGCAACATCGCCATCCGCTTCGTTGAAGGCGGCGACTGCATCACGATCCAAAACTCCACCCGAGTATGGGTCGACCACTGTGAGTTCGAAAGTAAATTCAGTTCTGAACTCGGCCCAGACTTCTACGTGCGTTgcttctctctctcccctcctccacactAACACTCCCAACAGGACGGCCAAATCGACATCGTCCGCGCCTCCGACTGGATCACCATCTCCCACAACTTCTTCCACAACCACTGGAAATCCTCTTTAGTCGGCAACTCCGATATCTTTCGCTCCGTCGACGAAGGCCACCTCCACATCACCTACCACCACAACCACTGGTCCAACATCGGCACCCGTGGTCCGGCGGGCCGTTTCGGACACCAGCACATCTACAATAATCTGTACGAGGATTTTCAGTATCAGGCTATCCACTCCAGGAGTGATAATCAGGTTCTGGTCGAGGGAAATGTGTTTCGTGGGAGGACGAGGGAGGCTTTGAGTACGTACGGATTGGTTGTGCCGGAGGATAGTCCGAACAGTTGTGTTTGTGGGGATGAGGAGCTGGATGGGTTTGCGAATTTGGGCGCTGGTGAGTATATGGGGAAGTGTCATCTGCGTCGTATTATTCGAGATCACTGACGGTGTTGTCGCAGAGAACGATTTCGGAAGTGCAGGCGTCAACATTACTCGAGTTGGCAACTTCACGAGCGTGGATTACGGATACAAGTTAACGAGGCTGCACGAGGTGGAGGAATACGTGAGGAAGAACGCTGGGATTGGTAAGGTCCGCGTTTGTTGAGTGAGAAGTCGACGACCGGGAAAAGATCCTACTACCCGTTCGTTCGTCAAGACGCTCTTCCAGTATGGCGGCCGCTCGTCCCCTCGCCAAGTCTCATCAAGCTCTTCTTTCTATTCTCTCCATACTCCATATTCGCTACCTTCTGCCTTCCAGTGCTCAAACCCCCAACAT contains:
- the MgAKR1 gene encoding Palmitoyltransferase akr1, ankyrin repeat-containing protein akr1 (Palmitoyl transferase involved in protein palmitoylation; acts as a negative regulator of pheromone response pathway; required for endocytosis of pheromone receptors; involved in cell shape control; contains ankyrin repeats.), coding for MASREASRPSSPGRRDSGSAPSSPTKDGLDKVELSDLDASPPQLPIESDLMQLARLGELRAIQKLFDSGRYTARSTDEQGITALHWAAINGHHALCHFLVQSGADVNAKGGDAQATPVLWASKKFNLQVISLLLTNGADPLIRDDQGYNLLHSATLDGNVYQLILLLYQSDIPVDVQDAQGHTSLMWAAYKGFPACIDVLLRFGADVHATDDMGFTSLHWALVKGNYLCIQKLIEAGSDRFAKSKPTEGETEGDTPSMTASKMKSDRQWRKALLESGYDEHGCPQKFPIPMVHDRRLFFQRFFFLWPFALGGLQLHMLAYLNVWVSVPGVLIVGYGLQFAVQKLLRWAPSDMNSMHKTPFLAGVFAATLFWVAVRFIFKIFPNTLFSNFFLTVAFTTCMCLTTYFYTMTMTADPGFIPKGASRGQTKKTIDELVEHNAFNEAQFCTTCMIRKPLRSKHCRRCGRCVAREDHHCPWVDNCIAVNNHKHFILYILSMVAGIALLIRLFFAYLTILPAPTKPICTFLNPELCAEFEKDPLTLVTTAWASVQLTWTVMLVFVQFFQVARNLTTFESMRNTDQVGPILSAITTGTMSMDDAQVTGPAAGSSHKHAHRKKEGCFARWSKLLGIDTFLTIAFQGYNGAKDSRSSSRTPRRKQNPFSRGVVRNCQDFWCDGPVFGRKVGNEGLVGGERVDYGGLYDVPGGGARGWRGYEAVPGMGVEEGV
- the MgPel2 gene encoding putative pectate lyase (Pectate Lyase); amino-acid sequence: MKTSLLVEFFYSALVVSAWPSLALPKAAPATIGEGFAFANPVGPTTGGGGRAIVVTTNKELLEAVRGSSPKIIHLKGDFTPAARLKVGSNTSLLGIGKGANLVGKGIDITNSTNVIVRNIAIRFVEGGDCITIQNSTRVWVDHCEFESKFSSELGPDFYDGQIDIVRASDWITISHNFFHNHWKSSLVGNSDIFRSVDEGHLHITYHHNHWSNIGTRGPAGRFGHQHIYNNLYEDFQYQAIHSRSDNQVLVEGNVFRGRTREALSTYGLVVPEDSPNSCVCGDEELDGFANLGAENDFGSAGVNITRVGNFTSVDYGYKLTRLHEVEEYVRKNAGIGKVRVC